The following are encoded together in the Ovis canadensis isolate MfBH-ARS-UI-01 breed Bighorn chromosome 2, ARS-UI_OviCan_v2, whole genome shotgun sequence genome:
- the LOC138432326 gene encoding large ribosomal subunit protein uL14-like, translated as MSKGGRGGSSGAKFQISLGLPVGAVINCADNTGAKNLYIISVKGIKGRLNRLPAAGVGDMVMATVKKRKPELTKKVHPAVVIRQQKSYRRKDGVFLYFEDNAGVIVNNKGEMKGSAITGPVAKECADLWPRTASNAGSIA; from the coding sequence ATGTCGAAGGGAGGACGTGGTGGGTCCTCTGGTGCAAAATTCCAGATTTCCTTGGGTCTTCCGGTTGGAGCCGTGATCAACTGTGCTGACAACACAGGAGCCAAAAATCTGTATATCATCTCTGTGAAGGGGATCAAGGGACGATTGAATAGACTTCCTGCTGCTGGTGTGGGTGACATGGTAATGGCCACAGTCAAGAAACGCAAACCAGAGCTCACAAAGAAGGTACATCCAGCGGTGGTAATTCGACAACAAAAGTCATACCGGAGAAAAGATGGtgtgtttctttattttgaagATAATGCAGGGGTCATAGTAAACAATAAAGGCGAGATGAAAGGTTCTGCCATCACAGGACCAGTTGCAAAGGAATGTGCAGACTTGTGGCCCAGGACTGCATCCAATGCTGGCAGCATTGCGTGA